In Acanthopagrus latus isolate v.2019 chromosome 16, fAcaLat1.1, whole genome shotgun sequence, one DNA window encodes the following:
- the nkx2.2a gene encoding homeobox protein Nkx-2.2a isoform X2 gives MSLHMSDLAVQHYLVDQRIVREAGAATFPSIFPPHQNMSLTNTKTGFSVKDILDLPDTNDEEGSITGAEEDTEGSETTSTTKTAGVLVQSPLENVQNLPLKNPFYDSSDNPYTRWLATTDSIQYSLHGLSASSQDSAKSPEPSADDESPDNDKETSSSGGSDSGKKRKRRVLFSKAQTYELERRFRQQRYLSAPEREHLASLIRLTPTQVKIWFQNHRYKMKRARAEKGMEVTHLPSPRRVAVPVLVRDGKPCHTLKAQDLAATFQAGIPFSAYSAQSLHNMQYNAQYSAAATPQFPTAHHLVQTQQWTW, from the exons ATGTCCCTTCACATGTCGGATTTAGCAGTGCAGCATTACTTGGTGGATCAG CGGATTGTCCGAGAGGCTGGTGCAGCAACTTTTCCCAGCATATTTCCCCCCCACCAGAATATGTCGTTGACCAACACAAAGACGGGCTTTTCTGTAAAGGACATTTTGGACCTTCCTGACACAAATGACGAAGAGGGATCTATCACCGGAGCGGAGGAAGACACCGAGGGATCGGAGACCACGTCCACGACAAAAACCGCTGGAGTTTTGGTGCAAAGTCCTctagaaaatgttcaaaatctGCCTTTAAAGAACCCCTTTTATGACAGTAGTGACAATCCTTACACGCGATGGCTTGCTACTACGGACAGTATTCAATATTCAT TGCACGGCCTCTCCGCCAGCTCGCAGGACTCGGCCAAGTCCCCGGAGCCGTCCGCGGACGACGAATCGCCGGACAACGACAAGGAGACTtccagcagcggcggcagcgaCTCCGGCAAGAAGCGGAAAAGGAGGGTGTTGTTTTCCAAGGCGCAGACCTACGAGCTGGAGCGCCGCTTCAGACAGCAGAGGTACCTGTCCGCCCCGGAGAGGGAGCACCTGGCCAGCCTGATCCGCCTCACCCCGACCCAGGTGAAGATCTGGTTCCAGAATCACCGGTATAAGATGAAGAGAGCCCGGGCCGAGAAAGGTATGGAAGTGACCCATCTCCCTTCTCCCAGGCGGGTGGCCGTGCCCGTCTTAGTCAGGGATGGAAAGCCTTGTCACACTCTTAAAGCTCAGGACTTGGCGGCCACTTTTCAGGCCGGGATCCCCTTCTCGGCTTATAGTGCCCAGTCACTCCACAACATGCAGTATAACGCGCAGTACAGCGCCGCGGCCACGCCACAGTTCCCCACAGCACATCACTTGGTGCAAACGCAACAGTGGACTTGGTGA
- the nkx2.2a gene encoding homeobox protein Nkx-2.2a isoform X1, with protein sequence MSLHMSDLAVQHYLVDQRIVREAGAATFPSIFPPHQNMSLTNTKTGFSVKDILDLPDTNDEEGSITGAEEDTEGSETTSTTKTAGVLVQSPLENVQNLPLKNPFYDSSDNPYTRWLATTDSIQYSLFLPFLAAVHGLSASSQDSAKSPEPSADDESPDNDKETSSSGGSDSGKKRKRRVLFSKAQTYELERRFRQQRYLSAPEREHLASLIRLTPTQVKIWFQNHRYKMKRARAEKGMEVTHLPSPRRVAVPVLVRDGKPCHTLKAQDLAATFQAGIPFSAYSAQSLHNMQYNAQYSAAATPQFPTAHHLVQTQQWTW encoded by the exons ATGTCCCTTCACATGTCGGATTTAGCAGTGCAGCATTACTTGGTGGATCAG CGGATTGTCCGAGAGGCTGGTGCAGCAACTTTTCCCAGCATATTTCCCCCCCACCAGAATATGTCGTTGACCAACACAAAGACGGGCTTTTCTGTAAAGGACATTTTGGACCTTCCTGACACAAATGACGAAGAGGGATCTATCACCGGAGCGGAGGAAGACACCGAGGGATCGGAGACCACGTCCACGACAAAAACCGCTGGAGTTTTGGTGCAAAGTCCTctagaaaatgttcaaaatctGCCTTTAAAGAACCCCTTTTATGACAGTAGTGACAATCCTTACACGCGATGGCTTGCTACTACGGACAGTATTCAATATTCAT TGTTTCTCCCGTTTCTTGCCGCAGTGCACGGCCTCTCCGCCAGCTCGCAGGACTCGGCCAAGTCCCCGGAGCCGTCCGCGGACGACGAATCGCCGGACAACGACAAGGAGACTtccagcagcggcggcagcgaCTCCGGCAAGAAGCGGAAAAGGAGGGTGTTGTTTTCCAAGGCGCAGACCTACGAGCTGGAGCGCCGCTTCAGACAGCAGAGGTACCTGTCCGCCCCGGAGAGGGAGCACCTGGCCAGCCTGATCCGCCTCACCCCGACCCAGGTGAAGATCTGGTTCCAGAATCACCGGTATAAGATGAAGAGAGCCCGGGCCGAGAAAGGTATGGAAGTGACCCATCTCCCTTCTCCCAGGCGGGTGGCCGTGCCCGTCTTAGTCAGGGATGGAAAGCCTTGTCACACTCTTAAAGCTCAGGACTTGGCGGCCACTTTTCAGGCCGGGATCCCCTTCTCGGCTTATAGTGCCCAGTCACTCCACAACATGCAGTATAACGCGCAGTACAGCGCCGCGGCCACGCCACAGTTCCCCACAGCACATCACTTGGTGCAAACGCAACAGTGGACTTGGTGA
- the nkx2.2a gene encoding homeobox protein Nkx-2.2a isoform X3, whose translation MSLTNTKTGFSVKDILDLPDTNDEEGSITGAEEDTEGSETTSTTKTAGVLVQSPLENVQNLPLKNPFYDSSDNPYTRWLATTDSIQYSLFLPFLAAVHGLSASSQDSAKSPEPSADDESPDNDKETSSSGGSDSGKKRKRRVLFSKAQTYELERRFRQQRYLSAPEREHLASLIRLTPTQVKIWFQNHRYKMKRARAEKGMEVTHLPSPRRVAVPVLVRDGKPCHTLKAQDLAATFQAGIPFSAYSAQSLHNMQYNAQYSAAATPQFPTAHHLVQTQQWTW comes from the exons ATGTCGTTGACCAACACAAAGACGGGCTTTTCTGTAAAGGACATTTTGGACCTTCCTGACACAAATGACGAAGAGGGATCTATCACCGGAGCGGAGGAAGACACCGAGGGATCGGAGACCACGTCCACGACAAAAACCGCTGGAGTTTTGGTGCAAAGTCCTctagaaaatgttcaaaatctGCCTTTAAAGAACCCCTTTTATGACAGTAGTGACAATCCTTACACGCGATGGCTTGCTACTACGGACAGTATTCAATATTCAT TGTTTCTCCCGTTTCTTGCCGCAGTGCACGGCCTCTCCGCCAGCTCGCAGGACTCGGCCAAGTCCCCGGAGCCGTCCGCGGACGACGAATCGCCGGACAACGACAAGGAGACTtccagcagcggcggcagcgaCTCCGGCAAGAAGCGGAAAAGGAGGGTGTTGTTTTCCAAGGCGCAGACCTACGAGCTGGAGCGCCGCTTCAGACAGCAGAGGTACCTGTCCGCCCCGGAGAGGGAGCACCTGGCCAGCCTGATCCGCCTCACCCCGACCCAGGTGAAGATCTGGTTCCAGAATCACCGGTATAAGATGAAGAGAGCCCGGGCCGAGAAAGGTATGGAAGTGACCCATCTCCCTTCTCCCAGGCGGGTGGCCGTGCCCGTCTTAGTCAGGGATGGAAAGCCTTGTCACACTCTTAAAGCTCAGGACTTGGCGGCCACTTTTCAGGCCGGGATCCCCTTCTCGGCTTATAGTGCCCAGTCACTCCACAACATGCAGTATAACGCGCAGTACAGCGCCGCGGCCACGCCACAGTTCCCCACAGCACATCACTTGGTGCAAACGCAACAGTGGACTTGGTGA